A portion of the Streptomyces sp. NBC_01335 genome contains these proteins:
- a CDS encoding metallopeptidase TldD-related protein — protein sequence MSRVTKPYEIVERALELSTADGCAVIADEASSANLRWAGNALTTNGVTRGRTLTVIATVDGSEGTASGVVSRSAVTADDLEPLVRAAEAAARAAGPAEDAQPPVTGVPVSPDFSDAPAETGSDVFADFAPALGEAFARARAGGRELYGFARHEMVSTYLGTSAGLRLRHDQPTGTLELNAKSPDRTRSAWAGRATRDFKDVDPAALDAELARRLGWAERRIELPAGRYQTLLPPTAVADLLIYQLWSSTARDAAEGRTVFSRPGGGTRLGETLSPLPLTLRSDPHAPGLESAPFVIAHSSGDEASVFDNGLPLESTDWIAGGRLERLTTTRHTAASTGLPPAPAIDNLLLEGGGERSLDEMVAATTGRALLLTCLWYIREVDPATLLLTGLTRDGVYLVEDGEVVGEVNNFRFNESPVDLLSRASEAGRTERTLPREWGDWFTRAAMPALRVPDFNMSSVSRGV from the coding sequence ATGAGCCGCGTGACCAAGCCGTACGAGATCGTCGAGCGCGCCCTCGAACTGTCCACCGCCGACGGCTGCGCGGTCATCGCCGACGAGGCGTCCTCGGCGAATCTGCGCTGGGCGGGCAACGCCCTGACCACCAACGGCGTGACCCGGGGCAGGACCCTGACCGTCATCGCCACCGTGGACGGCTCCGAGGGGACGGCCTCGGGGGTCGTCTCGCGCTCCGCCGTCACGGCGGACGACCTGGAACCGCTGGTACGGGCGGCGGAGGCGGCGGCCCGCGCGGCGGGCCCCGCCGAGGACGCCCAGCCGCCGGTCACCGGCGTACCGGTGTCCCCGGACTTCTCCGACGCGCCCGCCGAGACCGGCTCGGACGTCTTCGCCGACTTCGCGCCGGCCCTCGGCGAGGCCTTCGCGCGGGCCCGCGCGGGGGGCCGGGAGCTGTACGGCTTCGCCCGCCACGAGATGGTCTCCACCTACCTGGGCACCTCGGCCGGGCTGCGGCTCCGCCACGACCAGCCGACCGGCACCCTGGAGCTGAACGCCAAGTCGCCGGACCGTACCCGGTCCGCGTGGGCCGGGCGGGCCACCCGGGACTTCAAGGACGTCGATCCGGCGGCCCTCGACGCGGAGCTGGCCCGTCGCCTCGGCTGGGCGGAGCGGCGGATCGAGCTGCCGGCCGGCCGTTACCAGACCCTGCTGCCGCCGACGGCCGTGGCCGACCTGCTGATCTACCAGCTCTGGTCGTCGACCGCCCGGGACGCCGCCGAGGGCCGGACGGTGTTCTCCCGCCCGGGTGGCGGGACCCGGCTGGGCGAGACGCTCTCGCCGCTGCCGCTGACCCTGCGCAGCGACCCGCACGCGCCGGGGCTGGAGTCGGCCCCGTTCGTGATCGCGCACTCCTCGGGGGACGAGGCGTCCGTCTTCGACAACGGGCTGCCGCTGGAGTCGACCGACTGGATCGCCGGCGGACGGCTGGAGCGGCTGACCACCACCCGGCACACGGCGGCCTCGACGGGCCTTCCGCCGGCCCCGGCCATCGACAACCTGCTGCTGGAGGGCGGCGGTGAGCGGTCGCTGGACGAGATGGTGGCCGCGACCACCGGCCGGGCGCTGCTGCTGACCTGCCTCTGGTACATCCGGGAGGTCGATCCGGCGACGCTGCTGCTGACCGGGCTGACCCGGGACGGCGTCTACCTGGTGGAGGACGGCGAGGTGGTCGGCGAGGTGAACAACTTCCGGTTCAACGAGTCGCCCGTCGACCTGCTCTCCCGCGCCTCCGAGGCGGGCCGCACCGAGCGGACGCTGCCGCGCGAGTGGGGCGACTGGTTCACCCGCGCCGCGATGCCCGCGCTGCGCGTCCCGGACTTCAACATGAGTTCGGTGAGCCGGGGGGTGTGA
- the tyrS gene encoding tyrosine--tRNA ligase codes for MTDIVDELKWRGLFAQSTDEDALRKALGDGPVTFYCGYDPTASSLHVGHLVQVLTMRRLQRAGHRPLALVGGATGQIGDPRPTAERTLNDPGTIAAWVTRLRSQIEPFLSFEGENAAVMVNNLDWTAGMSAIQFLRDIGKHFRVNKMLTKDSVARRLESQEGISYTEFSYQLLQSMDFLELYRRHGCVLQQGGSDQWGNLTAGIDLIHRLEPAATVHALATPLMVKADGTKFGKTEGGAVWLDPEMTTPYAFYQFWLNVDDRDISPYMRILSFKSQAELEELEKVTEERPQARTAQRALAEELTTLVHGADQCAAVIAASKALFGQGELGELDEATLGAALSELPHAKVAEPAPLVDLLVEVGLAPSKSGARRTVNEGGAYLNNVKITDGDALPAAEDLLYGRWLVLRRGKKNLAVVEIAAG; via the coding sequence GTGACGGACATCGTCGACGAGCTCAAGTGGCGCGGGCTGTTCGCCCAGTCCACTGACGAGGACGCCCTGCGCAAGGCTCTTGGCGACGGTCCGGTCACCTTCTATTGCGGCTACGACCCGACCGCGTCCAGCCTGCACGTCGGCCATCTGGTCCAGGTCCTCACCATGCGCCGGCTCCAGCGGGCGGGCCACCGCCCGCTCGCGCTGGTGGGCGGGGCGACCGGTCAGATCGGCGACCCGCGGCCGACCGCCGAGCGCACGCTGAACGACCCCGGGACCATCGCCGCCTGGGTGACCCGGCTGCGCTCGCAGATCGAGCCGTTCCTCTCCTTCGAGGGCGAGAACGCCGCGGTCATGGTGAACAACCTGGACTGGACCGCCGGCATGTCCGCGATCCAGTTCCTGCGGGACATCGGCAAGCACTTCCGGGTCAACAAGATGCTGACCAAGGACTCCGTGGCCCGCCGCCTGGAGTCGCAGGAGGGCATCAGCTACACCGAGTTCAGCTACCAGCTGCTCCAGTCCATGGACTTCCTGGAGCTGTACCGGCGCCACGGCTGCGTCCTCCAGCAGGGCGGCAGCGACCAGTGGGGCAACCTCACGGCGGGCATCGACCTGATCCACCGCCTGGAGCCCGCGGCGACGGTGCACGCGCTGGCGACCCCGCTGATGGTCAAGGCGGACGGCACGAAGTTCGGCAAGACCGAGGGCGGCGCCGTCTGGCTGGACCCGGAGATGACGACCCCGTACGCGTTCTACCAGTTCTGGCTGAACGTCGACGACCGTGACATCTCCCCGTACATGCGCATCCTCAGCTTCAAGTCACAGGCCGAGCTGGAGGAGCTGGAGAAGGTCACCGAGGAGCGTCCGCAGGCCCGTACGGCGCAGCGCGCGCTGGCCGAGGAGCTGACGACCCTGGTGCACGGTGCCGACCAGTGCGCGGCCGTCATCGCCGCGTCGAAGGCGCTGTTCGGCCAGGGCGAGCTGGGTGAGCTGGACGAGGCGACGCTGGGTGCCGCGCTCTCCGAGCTGCCGCACGCGAAGGTCGCCGAGCCGGCGCCGCTGGTGGACCTGCTCGTCGAGGTCGGTCTCGCGCCGAGCAAGTCGGGTGCCCGCCGCACGGTGAACGAGGGCGGCGCCTACCTGAACAACGTCAAGATCACCGACGGCGACGCCCTGCCCGCCGCCGAGGACCTGTTGTACGGCCGGTGGCTGGTGCTGCGCCGGGGCAAGAAGAACCTCGCGGTGGTCGAGATCGCCGCGGGCTGA